A stretch of Mastomys coucha isolate ucsf_1 unplaced genomic scaffold, UCSF_Mcou_1 pScaffold3, whole genome shotgun sequence DNA encodes these proteins:
- the Dnph1 gene encoding 2'-deoxynucleoside 5'-phosphate N-hydrolase 1 isoform X2: MGRCSLSTWLMLSWSRVVRRRGLETRRLEGEEAAGGDRLIHEQDLAWLQQADVVVAEVTQPSLGVGYELGRAVALGKPILCLFRPQSGRVLSAMIRGAADGSRFQVWDYEEGEVETMLDRYFQAHLPQGKASSSNPSA; this comes from the exons ATGGGAAGGTGCTCACTGAGCACGTGGCTGATGCTGAGTTGGAGCCGCGTGGTGAGGCGGCGCGGGCTAGAGACTCGCAGGCTGGAGG GGGAAGAGGCTGCTGGGGGCGACCGGCTCATCCACGAGCAGGACCTGGCCTGGCTGCAGCAGGCAGATG tgGTTGTGGCCGAAGTGACACAGCCGTCCTTGGGTGTTGGCTATGAATTGGGCCGGGCAGTAGCTCTTGGTAAACCAATTCTATGCCTGTTCCGACCACAGTCTGGCCGAG TGCTTTCCGCCATGATCCGGGGAGCAGCCGATGGCTCAAGGTTCCAGGTGTGGGACTAcgaagagggagaggtggagacCATGCTTGATCGGTACTTTCAGGCTCATCTTCCTCAGGGGAAGGCTTCCTCTAGTAACCCAAGTGCCTGA
- the Dnph1 gene encoding 2'-deoxynucleoside 5'-phosphate N-hydrolase 1 isoform X1 yields MAASGKLTPRSVYFCGSIRGGREDQALYALIVSRLRLYGKVLTEHVADAELEPRGEEAAGGDRLIHEQDLAWLQQADVVVAEVTQPSLGVGYELGRAVALGKPILCLFRPQSGRVLSAMIRGAADGSRFQVWDYEEGEVETMLDRYFQAHLPQGKASSSNPSA; encoded by the exons ATGGCGGCGTCCGGGAAGCTGACTCCACGCTCTGTGTACTTCTGCGGGAGCATCCGCGGCGGGCGCGAGGACCAAGCACTGTATGCGCTGATCGTGTCGCGGCTGCGGCTCTATGGGAAGGTGCTCACTGAGCACGTGGCTGATGCTGAGTTGGAGCCGCGTG GGGAAGAGGCTGCTGGGGGCGACCGGCTCATCCACGAGCAGGACCTGGCCTGGCTGCAGCAGGCAGATG tgGTTGTGGCCGAAGTGACACAGCCGTCCTTGGGTGTTGGCTATGAATTGGGCCGGGCAGTAGCTCTTGGTAAACCAATTCTATGCCTGTTCCGACCACAGTCTGGCCGAG TGCTTTCCGCCATGATCCGGGGAGCAGCCGATGGCTCAAGGTTCCAGGTGTGGGACTAcgaagagggagaggtggagacCATGCTTGATCGGTACTTTCAGGCTCATCTTCCTCAGGGGAAGGCTTCCTCTAGTAACCCAAGTGCCTGA